A stretch of Ligilactobacillus faecis DNA encodes these proteins:
- a CDS encoding teichoic acid D-Ala incorporation-associated protein DltX → MLKTIFYFAVLFALVYLYSYSGVNQPHFIYNEF, encoded by the coding sequence ATCTTAAAGACTATCTTTTATTTTGCTGTACTATTTGCGTTAGTGTATTTATATAGTTATAGCGGAGTAAATCAGCCACATTTTATTTATAATGAGTTTTAG
- the dltC gene encoding D-alanine--poly(phosphoribitol) ligase subunit DltC yields the protein MEETVLDILEDLTGSDEVRNDKDIDIFETGLLDSMGTVQLLLELQSQCDVDVPVSEFDRNEWNTPNKIIAKVESMQ from the coding sequence ATGGAAGAAACAGTTTTAGATATTTTAGAAGATTTAACAGGTAGTGATGAAGTAAGAAATGACAAAGATATCGATATCTTTGAAACAGGTCTTTTAGATTCAATGGGAACAGTACAACTTTTACTTGAATTACAATCACAATGTGATGTTGATGTTCCAGTTTCCGAATTTGATCGCAACGAATGGAACACACCAAATAAAATCATCGCGAAAGTGGAAAGTATGCAATAA
- a CDS encoding YfhO family protein — protein sequence MQNYLKKHYPLLLSFCTPVIILLGYFIYRGFYPFGSSSVLTVDLGQQYIDFFAYFRQTLLQQPSAFFYSFSKALGGQMLGEYAYYLLSPFNLIFLLFPGKYLTAGCLVVLLLKYGLAGYTFGRLLQHKLKLRGLFIPTLATSYALMGWMIANQLNMLWLDAPIFLPLIVCGLYDLLQKKQSLGYVLTLSLMMIINYYMAYMICLFLGLFFIWYETNYRALKQLRRDIWLFLSRSLLAVGCASLILLPTLYSLSTSKGQYTENSIHFKFEYAPLEMIAKFMIGAFNFEQMPKGLPNLFLGSLALFGFCLYFLSKKIAGKAKIAAFLVSAVFVLSLCFEPLDLLWHGMQFPVWYPYRFSFVVSFWMIFLAAIALKKNHFALKNWQTLCCLGLVGLGLGYIYFDIKKFDFASTLLLLITALFNVLILLLLTLPKSKVHKRLNPLAIYLVVCAELLANTAYSLNNISYLTQKEFEVPTKALANDAQILNDLDSSFYRTAQLYARTKNDGIAHGLNAGSYFSSALEKSIPDFYGQLGQPDGDNYVGYYNGTLISDALLGMKYLLYAKDEAELKTPTDEKLNVTSYRPDLIEYNKQVVGKTTSIYRDPYALSLGYAANKQLKKLPVLYDRPLTYQTNWLNAATGSNSKTKYFYAANFNEVVFQNTKKQTSLTGSFFKKTDLKDPAQIIFKFTPDTDDPYYLTLGPSLDQDNVTWYLGTQEYPAYKTFRHTVVLNPTTGNKGEEIILTAKFKKANLWLQNFVLYRLDKELALQKIEQLKQNELKILDHSANRIYGTIELTSKDQFMATTIPYDKGWHAKVDGQAVKTFKIQDTFLGLDLTPGTHTIELTYVPPYFYLGCLISLGSFLVLGLLYYKKR from the coding sequence ATGCAAAACTATTTAAAAAAGCATTACCCTTTGCTACTTAGTTTTTGCACTCCAGTTATCATATTGTTGGGCTACTTCATCTACCGTGGCTTCTATCCCTTTGGTTCTTCAAGTGTCCTAACAGTTGATCTGGGGCAGCAATATATCGATTTTTTTGCCTATTTTAGGCAAACTTTGCTCCAGCAGCCAAGCGCTTTTTTCTATTCATTTTCAAAAGCGCTTGGTGGTCAGATGCTCGGAGAATATGCCTACTATTTGCTTAGTCCATTTAATCTGATCTTTTTGCTCTTTCCTGGTAAATACCTAACGGCTGGCTGTTTAGTCGTTTTACTCTTAAAATATGGGCTAGCAGGCTATACTTTTGGTCGGCTCCTCCAACATAAATTAAAGCTCCGTGGCCTTTTTATCCCAACTTTAGCAACGAGCTATGCTCTAATGGGATGGATGATCGCTAATCAACTCAACATGTTATGGCTCGACGCTCCGATCTTTTTACCTTTGATCGTTTGTGGGCTTTACGACCTACTCCAAAAAAAGCAAAGTCTTGGTTATGTTTTGACTCTTAGTTTGATGATGATCATCAATTACTATATGGCTTACATGATCTGTCTTTTCTTAGGACTTTTCTTTATTTGGTACGAAACAAATTACCGCGCTCTTAAACAACTTAGGCGTGATATTTGGCTTTTTTTGAGCCGTTCATTACTTGCGGTAGGATGTGCCAGTTTGATCCTTTTACCGACACTTTATTCGCTTTCAACAAGTAAAGGTCAATATACAGAAAATTCTATTCATTTTAAATTTGAATATGCCCCGCTCGAAATGATCGCAAAATTTATGATCGGAGCCTTCAATTTTGAACAAATGCCCAAAGGACTGCCAAACCTCTTTTTAGGTAGCCTCGCACTTTTTGGCTTTTGTCTCTACTTTTTAAGTAAAAAGATCGCAGGCAAAGCTAAAATAGCTGCCTTTTTAGTCAGTGCTGTCTTTGTTCTTTCGCTTTGCTTTGAACCACTTGACCTTTTGTGGCATGGGATGCAATTTCCAGTTTGGTATCCTTATCGCTTCTCATTTGTCGTCAGCTTTTGGATGATCTTTTTAGCTGCCATTGCATTGAAAAAGAACCACTTTGCTTTAAAAAATTGGCAAACGCTTTGCTGCTTAGGGCTAGTTGGACTCGGACTAGGTTATATCTATTTTGATATCAAGAAGTTCGACTTTGCTTCGACACTTCTATTATTGATCACGGCTTTATTCAACGTTTTGATCTTATTATTGTTGACTCTGCCCAAAAGCAAAGTCCATAAACGCTTAAACCCTTTAGCGATCTATCTAGTCGTTTGTGCTGAACTTTTAGCAAATACAGCTTATTCGCTCAATAATATCAGTTATTTAACGCAAAAAGAATTTGAAGTACCGACTAAAGCATTAGCTAATGATGCACAGATCTTAAATGATCTCGATAGTTCATTTTATCGGACTGCTCAATTATATGCACGAACTAAAAACGATGGGATCGCGCATGGTCTGAATGCTGGTTCTTATTTTAGTTCAGCTCTTGAAAAAAGCATCCCAGACTTTTACGGGCAACTTGGGCAACCAGATGGTGATAACTATGTTGGTTATTACAATGGCACCTTGATCAGTGATGCTTTACTAGGGATGAAATATTTGCTCTACGCTAAAGATGAAGCTGAATTGAAAACACCGACTGACGAAAAATTAAATGTTACTAGTTATCGACCTGACTTGATCGAATATAATAAACAAGTCGTTGGTAAAACAACTTCGATCTATCGTGATCCTTACGCCCTTTCCTTAGGATACGCTGCTAATAAACAGCTAAAAAAACTACCAGTTTTATATGATCGTCCTTTGACTTACCAAACAAATTGGCTCAATGCTGCCACTGGTTCAAATTCAAAGACTAAATATTTCTACGCAGCTAATTTTAACGAAGTTGTTTTCCAAAACACTAAAAAGCAAACATCTTTAACTGGTTCGTTTTTCAAAAAGACCGATCTAAAAGATCCAGCCCAGATCATCTTTAAATTTACGCCTGATACTGATGATCCTTATTACTTGACACTTGGACCAAGTCTTGACCAAGACAATGTTACTTGGTATTTAGGAACACAAGAATATCCAGCCTATAAGACTTTTAGGCACACTGTCGTCTTGAATCCGACCACAGGAAATAAAGGCGAAGAGATCATTTTAACGGCTAAATTCAAAAAAGCCAACTTATGGTTACAAAACTTTGTGCTTTATCGCCTCGATAAAGAGTTAGCTTTACAAAAGATCGAACAACTCAAACAAAATGAACTAAAGATCTTAGATCACAGTGCTAACCGGATCTATGGTACGATCGAACTCACAAGTAAAGATCAATTTATGGCGACAACGATCCCATATGATAAAGGCTGGCACGCTAAAGTCGATGGTCAAGCGGTCAAAACATTCAAGATCCAAGATACATTCCTTGGACTAGATCTAACTCCTGGAACACATACGATCGAATTGACCTATGTTCCACCATACTTCTATCTTGGTTGTCTGATCTCTTTAGGAAGCTTTTTAGTTTTAGGGTTACTTTATTATAAGAAAAGATAG
- the dltD gene encoding D-alanyl-lipoteichoic acid biosynthesis protein DltD, with protein sequence MDTKKKLFKIFGPVILAGILLTLFLVSPFNVRKVNQHTLQVAALSQSKNIFKGNAVKQKAFEENYVPFFGSSELSRMDAFHPASLAKRYDRNYRPFLLGGPGSTSLAQFYGMQGSLAQLKGKKAVMIISPQWFVKQGTNPAAFSLYYSNLETVSWLKHVNDGKMDRFAAERLLAMPTIQNDHILKKAVLQVKDGQKLSSSMQTYIDLKYNQLKHEDQLFSTLALKDNTEKIAKVAAKLPATYDQAKLDALAYQMGAKKTNNNPFDIDDRFFDKNLRDKYFKLKNKQSSYNYVSSPEYSDFELVLNQFAENNMNVMFVIPPVNEKWSNYTGLSREMLQACTEKIKYQLQSQGFTNIVDLSKDGGERYFMQDTIHLGWRGWLKMDQAVGPFLSTDQKTPTYKINDYFYTKEWQKLEGQALNEKVK encoded by the coding sequence ATGGACACAAAAAAGAAGCTATTTAAGATCTTTGGACCAGTTATTTTAGCTGGGATCTTACTGACACTTTTTTTGGTCTCACCGTTTAATGTGCGTAAAGTAAACCAACATACGTTACAAGTTGCTGCTCTTTCACAGTCTAAAAATATTTTCAAAGGTAACGCTGTCAAACAAAAAGCTTTTGAAGAAAATTATGTTCCGTTTTTTGGCTCTTCAGAACTTTCACGGATGGACGCCTTTCATCCAGCTTCATTAGCAAAGCGTTATGATCGTAACTACCGTCCTTTCTTATTAGGTGGGCCAGGTTCGACCTCTTTAGCCCAATTTTATGGGATGCAAGGCTCATTAGCCCAATTGAAAGGGAAAAAAGCAGTGATGATCATTTCTCCGCAATGGTTTGTCAAGCAAGGAACTAATCCAGCAGCCTTTAGTTTATATTATTCAAACTTAGAAACTGTTAGTTGGTTGAAGCATGTCAACGATGGTAAGATGGATCGGTTTGCAGCAGAGCGTTTGTTAGCTATGCCAACGATCCAAAATGACCATATTTTGAAAAAAGCTGTTTTACAAGTTAAAGATGGCCAAAAACTTTCAAGTTCGATGCAAACTTATATCGATCTAAAATATAATCAGCTCAAGCATGAGGATCAGCTCTTTTCGACTTTAGCTCTCAAGGATAATACAGAAAAGATCGCTAAAGTTGCTGCTAAATTACCAGCAACATATGATCAAGCTAAACTTGATGCTTTAGCTTATCAAATGGGAGCTAAGAAAACTAACAATAACCCATTTGATATTGATGATCGTTTCTTTGATAAGAACTTGCGCGATAAGTATTTCAAATTAAAGAACAAGCAAAGTAGTTATAATTATGTCAGCTCTCCAGAGTATTCTGATTTTGAGTTAGTCTTAAATCAATTTGCTGAAAATAATATGAATGTGATGTTTGTGATCCCGCCTGTCAATGAAAAATGGTCGAATTATACAGGCTTATCAAGAGAAATGCTCCAAGCTTGTACCGAGAAGATCAAATATCAATTACAATCACAAGGCTTTACTAACATCGTCGATCTCTCTAAAGATGGGGGCGAAAGATATTTCATGCAAGATACGATCCACTTAGGTTGGCGTGGTTGGCTCAAGATGGATCAAGCAGTTGGACCGTTTTTGAGCACCGACCAGAAAACACCAACTTATAAGATCAATGATTATTTCTACACTAAAGAGTGGCAAAAACTTGAAGGCCAAGCTTTGAATGAAAAAGTAAAATAA
- the dltB gene encoding D-alanyl-lipoteichoic acid biosynthesis protein DltB translates to MLNMQPYQDPTYFVFLLIGLLPIAVGLMYGRRFRIYETLISFLFLLLTFGGVKWEQGVALSGYILFEMLLIYGYLAYRKKKNNTFVFDLAVVLSILPLVIVKVSPLLNNGKESIIGFLGISYLTFKTVGMIMEIRDGIIKEVDFKEALHFLLFFPTISSGPIDRYRRFLGDYKKTPSREKYLELLDKGIWYIFLGFLYKFILAYFFGVLLQPKVSALALAHGGWSWWVVAYMYVFSMNLFFDFAGYSLFAVGTSYIMGVKTPMNFNKPFISKNIKDFWNRWHMTLSFWFRDYIYMRLVFFIMKKKLLKSKIAIANVGYLTLFLIMGFWHGITWYYIVYGLYHALAIILCDAWLRFKKKHKEHIPHNKFTEAFAIFMTFNVVCFSFLIFSGFLDKLFFA, encoded by the coding sequence ATGCTTAACATGCAACCGTATCAAGACCCGACTTATTTTGTCTTCTTGCTGATCGGCTTGTTGCCGATCGCAGTAGGCTTGATGTATGGTCGTCGTTTTAGGATCTATGAAACGCTCATCTCATTTCTCTTTTTACTTTTGACCTTTGGAGGCGTAAAATGGGAACAAGGTGTTGCCTTAAGTGGTTATATCCTTTTTGAGATGCTTTTGATCTATGGTTATTTGGCGTATCGCAAGAAGAAAAATAACACCTTTGTCTTTGACTTAGCTGTTGTTTTGTCGATCTTACCGTTAGTGATCGTTAAAGTTTCACCGTTATTGAACAACGGTAAGGAATCGATCATCGGCTTTTTAGGGATCAGTTATTTGACCTTTAAAACGGTCGGGATGATCATGGAGATCCGAGATGGGATCATTAAGGAAGTTGATTTTAAAGAAGCGTTGCACTTCTTGCTCTTCTTCCCAACGATCTCATCTGGACCAATCGATCGCTATCGGCGCTTTTTAGGAGATTACAAGAAGACGCCAAGTCGTGAGAAATACTTAGAATTGCTGGATAAAGGGATCTGGTATATTTTCTTAGGATTCTTATATAAGTTCATTTTAGCTTATTTTTTTGGCGTTTTATTACAACCTAAAGTTTCGGCGCTTGCTTTGGCTCACGGTGGTTGGTCGTGGTGGGTCGTCGCTTATATGTACGTCTTTTCGATGAACTTATTCTTTGATTTTGCAGGTTACAGTTTATTTGCAGTCGGAACAAGTTATATCATGGGCGTCAAAACACCGATGAACTTCAATAAACCATTTATTTCCAAAAATATCAAAGATTTCTGGAATAGGTGGCATATGACCCTTTCATTTTGGTTTAGAGACTACATCTATATGCGTTTAGTTTTCTTTATCATGAAAAAGAAACTGCTGAAAAGTAAGATCGCGATCGCTAATGTTGGTTACTTAACGCTCTTTTTGATCATGGGTTTTTGGCATGGGATCACATGGTATTATATCGTTTATGGGCTCTACCACGCCTTAGCGATCATCTTGTGTGATGCTTGGTTACGTTTTAAAAAGAAACATAAAGAGCATATCCCACATAATAAATTCACCGAAGCTTTTGCGATCTTTATGACGTTTAATGTTGTTTGCTTTAGCTTTTTGATCTTTTCAGGCTTTTTAGATAAATTATTCTTTGCGTAA
- the dltA gene encoding D-alanine--poly(phosphoribitol) ligase subunit DltA, giving the protein MSENLIEVIDGWAKTSPDKIAYDYLGKTNTYAELKEYSDSLAAYLMTLDLPKGAPVIIFGGQTFEMIASFLGAVKAGHAYIPVDAHSPLERIKIIKEIAKPAACIAVEELPLTFTDMTIIEPQKLTEVFSNKEKLTTKAQFVSGDENFYIIFTSGTTGVPKGVQISHDNLVSFNAWMQKDFALEQTGSCLSQPPYSFDLSVMDLYPTLTAGKQLTVLPKETTDNFKALFAVLPELKITEWVSTPSFIDICLLQPTFSAETLPTLTHFFFCGEELTHKTAQTLKKRFPKAKIFNTYGPTEATVAVSQVEITDEILETYPRLPIGQAKADTTIILVDENDQPVPVGQSGEILIAGPSVSKGYLNNPEKTKHAFLTYDGQPAYKTGDLGQFDENGQLLYKGRIDFQVKLHGFRIELEDVDHHLDKVSYVTQATTVPRYDKDHKVSQLVAYIVKDQAKTKDFASDFKLTQAIKKELLETMMSYMMPQKFVYVEKLPLTPNGKIDRKKLMKEVNS; this is encoded by the coding sequence ATGTCAGAAAATTTGATCGAAGTGATCGATGGCTGGGCTAAAACTTCTCCAGATAAGATCGCTTATGATTATCTAGGGAAAACGAACACATACGCTGAATTAAAAGAGTATTCTGATTCGTTAGCCGCATACTTGATGACATTAGATTTACCAAAAGGGGCGCCAGTGATCATTTTTGGGGGACAAACTTTTGAGATGATCGCTTCATTTTTAGGAGCAGTCAAAGCAGGACATGCTTACATTCCAGTAGACGCTCATTCACCACTTGAACGGATCAAGATCATCAAGGAGATCGCCAAACCAGCTGCTTGTATCGCAGTTGAAGAGTTACCGTTAACATTTACTGATATGACGATCATTGAACCACAAAAGTTGACAGAAGTCTTTTCTAATAAAGAAAAATTAACTACCAAAGCTCAGTTTGTTTCTGGCGATGAGAATTTTTATATCATCTTTACTTCAGGAACAACAGGGGTACCAAAAGGCGTTCAGATCAGTCATGACAATCTAGTTAGTTTCAACGCTTGGATGCAAAAGGACTTTGCGTTAGAGCAGACAGGAAGTTGTTTATCACAGCCGCCATACTCGTTTGATCTTTCAGTGATGGATCTATATCCAACTTTGACGGCTGGAAAGCAGTTGACGGTTCTACCAAAAGAGACGACCGATAACTTTAAAGCGTTATTTGCTGTTTTACCAGAGTTAAAGATCACAGAATGGGTCTCAACGCCTTCGTTTATCGATATTTGTTTATTGCAACCGACCTTTTCAGCCGAAACGTTGCCAACACTAACACATTTCTTCTTCTGTGGTGAAGAGTTGACACATAAGACTGCGCAAACTTTAAAAAAACGTTTTCCAAAAGCAAAGATCTTTAACACATACGGTCCGACTGAAGCGACTGTAGCTGTCAGCCAAGTCGAGATCACAGACGAGATCTTGGAGACTTATCCACGTTTACCGATCGGACAAGCAAAAGCTGATACGACGATCATTTTAGTTGATGAAAATGATCAGCCAGTACCGGTCGGGCAAAGTGGTGAGATCTTGATCGCTGGACCAAGTGTTTCAAAGGGATATCTAAATAATCCAGAAAAGACAAAACATGCCTTTTTGACATATGACGGACAACCAGCTTATAAAACGGGAGACTTAGGGCAATTTGATGAAAATGGTCAGCTACTTTATAAAGGGCGGATCGATTTCCAAGTTAAGTTGCATGGCTTTAGGATCGAATTAGAAGATGTCGATCATCATTTAGATAAAGTCAGTTATGTCACGCAAGCGACAACAGTCCCACGTTATGATAAAGATCATAAAGTCAGTCAGTTAGTAGCTTATATCGTAAAAGATCAAGCTAAGACAAAAGACTTTGCGAGTGATTTTAAACTGACACAAGCGATCAAAAAAGAGCTCTTAGAGACGATGATGTCTTATATGATGCCTCAAAAATTTGTTTACGTTGAGAAATTACCGTTGACACCAAATGGTAAGATCGATCGCAAAAAATTGATGAAAGAGGTCAATAGCTGA